A window of Pedococcus aerophilus contains these coding sequences:
- the sufB gene encoding Fe-S cluster assembly protein SufB: MSTNIEELNPGLKDLGRYEYGWADSDSAGATAKRGLNEDVVRDISARKNEPQWMLDLREKSLRLFGKKPMPNWGSDLTGIDFQNIKYFVKSTEKQATTWDELPEDIKNTYDKLGIPEAEKQRLVAGVAAQYESEVVYHQIREDLEEKGVIFVDTDTGLREHEDLFREYFTSVIPAGDNKFAALNTAVWSGGSFIYVPPGVHVDIPLQAYFRINTENMGQFERTLIIADEGSSVHYVEGCTAPIYKSDSLHSAVVEIVVKKNARVRYTTIQNWSNNVYNLVTKRATCAEGATMEWIDGNIGSKVTMKYPAVFLLGEHAKGETLSIAFAGEGQHQDAGAKMVHAAPNTSSTIVSKSVARGGGRTSYRGLVQILEGAHGSRSSVVCDALLVDTISRSDTYPYVDIREDDVTMGHEATVSKVSEDQMFYLMSRGMTEEEAMAMIVRGFVEPIARELPMEYALELNRLIELQMEGAVG; encoded by the coding sequence GACAGCGCTGGCGCCACCGCGAAGCGAGGCCTCAACGAGGATGTCGTGCGCGACATCTCCGCCCGCAAGAACGAGCCGCAGTGGATGCTCGACCTGCGCGAGAAGTCGTTGCGCCTGTTCGGCAAGAAGCCCATGCCCAACTGGGGTTCCGACCTCACCGGCATCGACTTCCAGAACATCAAGTACTTCGTGAAGTCCACCGAGAAGCAGGCCACCACCTGGGACGAGCTTCCCGAGGACATCAAGAACACCTACGACAAGCTCGGCATCCCCGAGGCGGAGAAGCAGCGCCTCGTCGCCGGGGTCGCGGCCCAGTACGAGTCGGAGGTCGTCTACCACCAGATCCGCGAGGACCTGGAGGAGAAGGGCGTCATCTTCGTCGACACCGACACGGGCCTGCGCGAGCACGAGGACCTGTTCCGCGAGTACTTCACCTCGGTGATCCCCGCCGGTGACAACAAGTTCGCCGCGCTGAACACCGCCGTGTGGTCGGGTGGCTCGTTCATCTACGTCCCGCCGGGCGTCCACGTCGACATCCCGCTGCAGGCCTACTTCCGGATCAACACCGAGAACATGGGCCAGTTCGAGCGCACGCTGATCATCGCCGACGAGGGCTCCTCGGTGCACTACGTCGAGGGTTGCACCGCGCCGATCTACAAGTCCGACTCGCTGCACTCCGCGGTCGTCGAGATCGTCGTGAAGAAGAACGCCCGCGTCCGCTACACGACCATCCAGAACTGGTCGAACAACGTCTACAACCTCGTCACCAAGCGCGCGACGTGCGCCGAGGGCGCGACGATGGAGTGGATCGACGGCAACATCGGCTCCAAGGTCACCATGAAGTACCCGGCCGTCTTCCTCCTCGGCGAGCACGCCAAGGGCGAGACGCTGTCCATCGCCTTCGCCGGCGAGGGCCAGCACCAGGACGCCGGCGCCAAGATGGTGCACGCCGCCCCCAACACCTCCTCGACCATCGTGTCGAAGTCGGTGGCCCGTGGTGGTGGCCGCACGTCCTACCGCGGCCTCGTCCAGATCCTCGAGGGTGCCCACGGCTCCCGCTCGAGCGTCGTGTGCGACGCGCTGCTGGTCGACACCATCAGCCGCTCCGACACCTACCCCTACGTCGACATCCGCGAGGACGACGTGACGATGGGCCACGAGGCCACCGTCTCTAAGGTGTCCGAGGACCAGATGTTCTACCTCATGTCCCGCGGCATGACCGAGGAAGAGGCCATGGCCATGATCGTGCGCGGGTTCGTCGAGCCCATCGCGCGTGAGCTTCCCATGGAGTACGCCCTCGAGCTGAACCGCCTGATCGAGCTTCAGATGGAAGGAGCCGTAGGTTGA
- the sufD gene encoding Fe-S cluster assembly protein SufD, translating into MSLLAQKNPEATAGAHTDSAAAFVPDQSRAERRTSYAVADFPVPGGREEEWRFTPVDRLAALFRDEATGACLDWSESLPEGVTLRTIPVEEWRASGAPAPGDRAAAVAAAHSGGVALVEVPAEAELDEPVRISLTGTERETVHGHLMVRVGRFARATVVLEHQGLTDYSEVLSVVVEDGADVTIVSVQEWDDESIHLAQHDVVVGRDAKVRHIAVTLGGGIVRLSTNATYTGPGGSFEGLGVYFADAGQHQEHRLFVDHQAPHCHSNVEYKGALQGETAHTVWVGDVLIRASAEGTDTYELNRNLILDDGARADSIPNLEIETGEIVGAGHASATGRFDDEQLFYLQARGIPEDIARRLVVRGFFASVVARIGVPEVSERLMAAIDTELGGTATPTGDDE; encoded by the coding sequence TTGAGCCTGCTGGCCCAGAAGAACCCCGAGGCGACCGCCGGAGCCCACACGGACTCCGCCGCCGCCTTCGTCCCCGACCAGTCGCGCGCCGAGCGCCGGACCTCGTACGCCGTCGCGGACTTCCCCGTCCCCGGCGGCCGCGAGGAGGAGTGGCGGTTCACCCCCGTCGACCGCCTTGCTGCGCTCTTCCGCGACGAGGCGACCGGTGCCTGCCTCGACTGGAGCGAGTCGCTCCCCGAGGGTGTCACCCTGCGCACGATCCCGGTGGAGGAGTGGCGCGCGAGCGGTGCCCCGGCCCCCGGCGACCGTGCCGCAGCGGTGGCCGCCGCCCACAGCGGCGGGGTGGCCCTGGTCGAGGTCCCGGCCGAGGCCGAGCTCGACGAGCCCGTCCGCATCAGCCTGACCGGCACCGAGCGCGAGACCGTCCACGGCCACCTGATGGTGCGCGTGGGTCGTTTCGCCCGTGCCACCGTGGTGCTCGAGCACCAGGGGCTGACGGACTACAGCGAGGTCCTGTCGGTCGTCGTCGAGGACGGCGCCGACGTGACCATCGTGAGCGTCCAGGAGTGGGACGACGAGAGCATCCACCTGGCCCAGCACGACGTGGTCGTCGGTCGCGACGCGAAGGTCCGCCACATCGCGGTCACCCTCGGTGGTGGCATCGTGCGCCTGAGCACGAACGCGACCTACACCGGTCCCGGTGGCTCCTTCGAGGGCCTCGGCGTCTACTTCGCCGATGCCGGTCAGCACCAGGAGCACCGCCTCTTCGTCGACCACCAGGCGCCGCACTGCCACTCGAACGTCGAGTACAAGGGCGCGCTCCAGGGCGAGACCGCCCACACCGTCTGGGTCGGCGACGTCCTCATCCGCGCGAGCGCCGAGGGCACCGACACCTACGAGCTCAACCGAAACCTCATCCTCGACGACGGGGCGCGGGCCGACTCGATCCCCAACCTCGAGATCGAGACCGGCGAGATCGTCGGTGCCGGCCACGCCTCGGCGACCGGTCGCTTCGACGACGAGCAGCTCTTCTACCTGCAGGCCCGTGGCATCCCCGAGGACATCGCCCGACGCCTCGTCGTGCGCGGCTTCTTCGCGAGCGTCGTGGCCCGGATCGGCGTGCCCGAGGTGTCCGAGCGGCTCATGGCTGCCATCGACACCGAGCTGGGTGGCACGGCGACCCCGACCGGGGACGACGAGTGA
- a CDS encoding non-heme iron oxygenase ferredoxin subunit produces the protein MSAAAELVPDEDFVRVCRLDELPEVGAAAADIGGTVVAIVRTKDGSVHAVDDTCSHANVSLSEGEVDGCTLECWLHGSRFDIRTGLPSGPPALAPINVYAVKIDGDDVYVATTPQNTTPTHLER, from the coding sequence GTGAGCGCAGCAGCAGAGCTCGTCCCCGACGAGGACTTCGTGAGGGTCTGCCGCCTCGACGAGCTCCCCGAGGTGGGTGCCGCGGCAGCAGACATCGGCGGCACGGTCGTGGCCATCGTCCGGACCAAGGACGGCAGCGTCCACGCGGTCGACGACACCTGCAGCCACGCGAACGTGTCGCTGTCCGAGGGCGAGGTCGACGGCTGCACGCTCGAGTGCTGGCTGCACGGCTCGCGCTTCGACATCCGCACCGGGCTGCCGTCGGGTCCGCCCGCGCTCGCCCCCATCAACGTGTACGCCGTGAAGATCGACGGCGACGACGTCTACGTCGCCACCACCCCCCAGAACACCACTCCCACACACCTGGAGCGCTGA
- the sufC gene encoding Fe-S cluster assembly ATPase SufC, whose amino-acid sequence MSTLEIRNLQVTVETENGTKEILRGVDLTVKSGETHAIMGPNGSGKSTLAYSIAGHPKYTVTGGTVTLDGEDVLAMKVDERARAGLFLAMQYPVEVPGVTVSNFLRTAKTAIDGEAPKLRTWVKDMKGAMNELRMDPTFAERNVNEGFSGGEKKRHEILQMELLKPKVAILDETDSGLDVDALRVVSEGVNRVKDNTDVGVLLITHYTRILRYIKPDFVHVFVDGKIVEEGGSELADRLEAEGYDRYVGAAATTTA is encoded by the coding sequence ATGTCCACACTCGAGATCCGCAACCTGCAGGTCACCGTCGAGACGGAGAACGGCACCAAGGAGATCCTCCGTGGCGTCGACCTCACCGTGAAGTCCGGCGAGACCCACGCGATCATGGGGCCCAACGGTTCCGGCAAGTCGACCCTGGCCTACTCCATCGCCGGCCACCCGAAGTACACCGTCACCGGTGGCACCGTCACCCTCGACGGCGAGGACGTGCTGGCGATGAAGGTCGACGAGCGTGCCCGCGCCGGCCTCTTCCTCGCGATGCAGTACCCCGTCGAGGTCCCCGGCGTCACGGTGAGCAACTTCCTGCGCACCGCGAAGACCGCCATCGACGGTGAGGCCCCCAAGCTGCGCACCTGGGTCAAGGACATGAAGGGCGCCATGAACGAGCTCCGCATGGACCCGACGTTCGCCGAGCGCAACGTCAACGAGGGCTTCTCCGGTGGCGAGAAGAAGCGCCACGAGATCCTCCAGATGGAGCTCCTCAAGCCCAAGGTCGCCATCCTCGACGAGACCGACTCCGGCCTGGACGTCGACGCCCTGCGCGTCGTCTCCGAGGGCGTCAACCGCGTCAAGGACAACACCGACGTGGGCGTCCTGCTCATCACGCACTACACGCGCATCCTGCGCTACATCAAGCCCGACTTCGTGCACGTCTTCGTCGATGGCAAGATCGTCGAGGAGGGTGGCTCGGAGCTGGCCGACCGCCTCGAGGCCGAGGGCTACGACCGTTACGTCGGCGCCGCTGCCACCACCACGGCCTGA
- a CDS encoding SufS family cysteine desulfurase, with the protein MSTTATATVFTDGELAQIRAGFPILTRTVRDGRPLVYLDSGATSQRHTRALDAERAFSEQVNAAVHRGAHQLSEEATDRYEQARATIAGFIGGATDEVVFTKNATESLNLVAYGFSNSVVGQAKDPRLTLGEGDEILITEMEHHANLVPWQELAHRTGATLRWVGVTDDGRLDLDGIHGPALGELLTDRTKVFAFTHVSNVLGTVNPVHRLVEAARSVGALTVLDACQSAPHLALDVADLGVDFAAFSGHKMYGPTGIGVFWGRHDLLAAMPPFITGGSMIETVRMEGTTYAAPPQRFEAGSPNAAQAIGLAAAIEWLQELGMDRVHAHEQALTERLLAGLAERPWVRVVGPADGVDRGSAVAFVVDGVHAHDVGQVLDDQGVEARVGHHCAWPLHRRMKATATTRASLAAYSTPAEVDALLVALDRVPDVFGVAS; encoded by the coding sequence ATGTCGACCACCGCGACAGCGACCGTCTTCACCGACGGGGAGCTGGCCCAGATCCGGGCCGGCTTCCCGATCCTGACGCGCACCGTCCGTGACGGTCGCCCGCTCGTCTACCTCGACTCGGGGGCGACCTCGCAGCGGCACACGCGGGCCCTCGACGCCGAGCGCGCCTTCAGCGAGCAGGTGAACGCCGCGGTCCACCGTGGTGCCCACCAGCTCAGCGAGGAGGCCACCGACCGGTACGAGCAGGCCCGGGCGACCATCGCCGGGTTCATCGGCGGGGCGACCGACGAGGTGGTGTTCACCAAGAACGCCACCGAGTCGCTCAACCTCGTGGCCTACGGCTTCTCCAACTCGGTCGTCGGCCAGGCCAAGGACCCGCGGCTGACGCTCGGCGAGGGCGACGAGATCCTCATCACCGAGATGGAGCACCACGCCAACCTCGTGCCGTGGCAGGAGCTGGCGCACCGCACCGGCGCCACGCTGCGCTGGGTCGGCGTCACCGACGACGGCCGGCTCGACCTCGACGGGATCCACGGCCCCGCCCTGGGCGAGCTGCTCACCGACCGCACCAAGGTCTTCGCGTTCACCCACGTCTCGAACGTGCTGGGCACGGTCAACCCGGTCCACCGGCTCGTCGAGGCGGCTCGTTCGGTGGGCGCCCTGACGGTGCTGGACGCCTGCCAGTCGGCTCCGCACCTCGCGCTCGACGTCGCCGACCTCGGGGTCGACTTCGCGGCCTTCTCGGGCCACAAGATGTACGGCCCCACCGGGATCGGCGTCTTCTGGGGACGTCACGACCTGCTCGCGGCGATGCCCCCCTTCATCACGGGTGGCTCGATGATCGAGACGGTCCGGATGGAGGGCACGACGTATGCAGCCCCGCCGCAGCGCTTCGAGGCCGGCTCCCCGAACGCCGCCCAGGCGATCGGCCTGGCAGCCGCCATCGAGTGGCTGCAGGAGCTCGGCATGGACCGCGTGCACGCCCACGAGCAGGCCCTCACCGAGCGCCTCCTCGCCGGGCTGGCCGAGCGTCCCTGGGTCCGGGTCGTAGGCCCGGCCGACGGTGTCGACCGGGGGAGTGCGGTGGCGTTCGTCGTCGACGGCGTCCACGCGCACGACGTCGGCCAGGTCCTCGACGACCAGGGTGTCGAGGCACGCGTGGGCCACCACTGCGCCTGGCCCCTGCACCGCCGGATGAAGGCGACCGCCACGACGCGAGCCAGCCTCGCGGCATACTCCACGCCCGCGGAGGTCGACGCGCTCCTCGTGGCGCTGGACCGCGTGCCGGACGTGTTCGGGGTGGCGAGCTGA
- the sufU gene encoding Fe-S cluster assembly sulfur transfer protein SufU produces the protein MDLYQELILEHSKRPQHAGLREPFEAEVHHVNPTCGDEVTLRVHVEGQGSDAVVRDVSYDALGCSISTASASVLAEEVIGHTVAEAMVTHEAMRVMLTSKGEDPGDEDVIGDGVAFAGVAKYPARVKCALLGWMAFTDALHQAGIDTSTTDSSAAPAGTTREEAR, from the coding sequence ATGGACCTCTACCAGGAGCTCATCCTCGAGCACTCCAAGCGACCCCAGCACGCCGGGCTCCGCGAGCCCTTCGAGGCCGAGGTGCACCACGTCAACCCGACCTGCGGTGACGAGGTCACGCTGCGCGTCCACGTCGAGGGGCAGGGTTCGGACGCAGTTGTCCGGGACGTCTCCTACGACGCCCTCGGCTGCTCGATCTCCACCGCGTCGGCCAGCGTCCTCGCGGAGGAGGTCATCGGCCACACCGTCGCCGAGGCGATGGTCACCCACGAGGCGATGCGCGTCATGCTCACCTCCAAGGGCGAGGACCCCGGCGACGAGGACGTCATCGGCGACGGCGTCGCGTTCGCCGGCGTCGCGAAGTACCCCGCCCGCGTCAAGTGTGCTCTGCTGGGATGGATGGCGTTCACGGACGCGTTGCACCAGGCAGGCATCGACACCAGCACCACCGACAGCAGCGCCGCTCCCGCCGGCACCACGAGAGAAGAGGCACGATGA
- a CDS encoding metal-sulfur cluster assembly factor, whose protein sequence is MSDTTTATPNVADVEEAMRDVVDPELGINVVDLGLVYGITVDAQKHAVLDMTLTSAACPLTDVIEDQTQQALEGLVASYRVNWVWMPPWGPDKITDDGREQLRALGFNL, encoded by the coding sequence ATGAGCGACACGACCACCGCCACCCCCAACGTCGCGGACGTCGAGGAGGCCATGCGCGACGTCGTCGACCCCGAGCTCGGGATCAACGTCGTCGACCTCGGCCTCGTCTACGGCATCACCGTCGACGCCCAGAAGCACGCCGTCCTCGACATGACCCTCACGTCCGCGGCCTGCCCGCTGACCGACGTCATCGAGGACCAGACGCAGCAGGCCCTCGAGGGCCTCGTGGCGTCCTACCGCGTGAACTGGGTCTGGATGCCGCCGTGGGGCCCGGACAAGATCACCGACGACGGTCGCGAGCAGCTGCGCGCGCTCGGCTTCAACCTCTGA
- a CDS encoding acVLRF1 family peptidyl-tRNA hydrolase, with the protein MSRVVEVSPERLDGWLERFAANNPEPAAGQQISARDEFLHDPLAVLLIRRGGYAVGLAHGAAFTESKVGTRHVQSRTAAGGWSQQRFARRRGNQADELVRAVAEHALRILPRGSATGIVVGGDKALVRAVLDDPRLAHLDALPRRELYDLPDPRRAVLEDALKRGRAIRITIED; encoded by the coding sequence GTGAGTCGCGTCGTCGAGGTGTCTCCGGAGCGGTTGGACGGCTGGCTCGAACGGTTCGCCGCGAACAACCCTGAACCCGCTGCGGGCCAACAGATCTCGGCTCGTGACGAGTTCCTGCACGACCCCTTGGCGGTGCTGCTCATCCGCCGTGGAGGGTATGCCGTCGGGCTGGCGCACGGGGCCGCCTTCACCGAGTCCAAGGTGGGCACCCGGCACGTCCAGTCGCGCACGGCCGCGGGCGGCTGGTCCCAGCAACGGTTCGCCCGGCGCCGGGGCAACCAGGCCGACGAGCTGGTCCGCGCGGTGGCCGAGCACGCCCTGCGGATCCTGCCGCGGGGAAGTGCCACGGGCATCGTGGTCGGTGGCGACAAGGCCCTCGTCCGGGCCGTCCTCGACGACCCGCGGCTGGCCCACCTCGACGCGTTGCCCCGCCGTGAGCTCTACGACCTGCCGGACCCCAGGAGAGCCGTCCTCGAGGACGCGCTGAAGCGGGGCAGGGCGATCCGCATCACGATCGAGGACTGA
- the ypfJ gene encoding KPN_02809 family neutral zinc metallopeptidase: MSFNDDVQLDTSQVGSGGGGGRPGGMVVGGGVGGIILLIIALVFGINPNDLPGGTGTDPGTGGSGQVEPGGSTDPNAFAECKTGADANRSDTCRVIATVNSVQAFWAAELPRYRREYTPAKTIIYTGSTQSACGTASNQVGPFYCPLDTQIYIDASFFQILSDQFGSSGGPLAQEYVVAHEYGHHLQDIFGTLGKAQQDPQGANSGGVRLELQADCLAGVWASNATQTKDAQGTAFLKPLSDKDIQDALSAAASVGDDRIQEKTQGRVNPESWTHGSAAARQKWFTTGYESGDLNSCDTFSPATVE, encoded by the coding sequence ATGAGCTTCAACGACGACGTGCAGCTCGACACATCCCAGGTGGGGTCGGGCGGGGGCGGCGGCCGTCCCGGGGGCATGGTCGTCGGGGGCGGCGTCGGCGGCATCATCCTGCTGATCATCGCGCTGGTCTTCGGCATCAACCCGAACGACCTGCCCGGGGGCACCGGAACCGACCCCGGCACCGGCGGCTCGGGACAGGTCGAGCCCGGCGGCAGCACCGACCCCAATGCGTTCGCCGAGTGCAAGACCGGCGCCGACGCCAACCGCAGCGACACCTGCCGCGTCATCGCCACGGTCAACTCGGTCCAGGCCTTCTGGGCGGCAGAGCTCCCCCGCTACCGCCGCGAGTACACCCCGGCCAAGACGATCATCTACACCGGCTCCACCCAGTCGGCCTGCGGCACCGCGTCGAACCAGGTCGGGCCGTTCTACTGCCCGCTGGACACCCAGATCTACATCGACGCGAGCTTCTTCCAGATCTTGTCCGACCAGTTCGGATCGAGCGGCGGACCGCTGGCCCAGGAGTACGTCGTGGCGCACGAGTACGGCCACCACCTCCAGGACATCTTCGGCACCCTCGGCAAGGCGCAGCAGGACCCGCAGGGCGCCAACAGCGGCGGTGTCCGCCTCGAGCTCCAGGCGGACTGCCTGGCCGGCGTGTGGGCCAGCAACGCCACCCAGACCAAGGACGCCCAGGGCACGGCGTTCCTGAAGCCGTTGAGCGACAAGGACATCCAGGACGCCCTCTCCGCCGCCGCCTCGGTCGGCGACGACCGGATCCAGGAGAAGACGCAGGGCCGGGTCAACCCGGAGTCGTGGACCCACGGGTCGGCGGCAGCCCGCCAGAAGTGGTTCACCACCGGCTACGAGTCCGGCGACCTCAACAGCTGCGACACGTTCTCCCCGGCCACCGTCGAGTAG
- a CDS encoding ABC-F family ATP-binding cassette domain-containing protein, with protein MIAASGIELRAGSRLLLDGATFRIAAGDRVGLVGRNGAGKTTLTKVLAGQGQPAAGSVTVTGEVGYLPQDPRTGDLHVLARDRILSARGLDRIITQMREAEGAMASADDETRDKAMRRYSRLEGEFTAAGGYAAESEAATIASALSLDERILGQPLATLSGGQRRRVELSRILFSGAQTLLLDEPTNHLDADSIAWLRDYLKGYQGGLVVISHDVHLLDAVVTRVFHLDANRGELDLYNVGWKPYLQQRETDERARKREYANATKKAAALMEQAEKMRAKATKAVAAQNMIKRAERMVAGLEGARTTDKVAKLRFPDPAPCGRTPLRASGLSRSYGSLEIFTDVDLAIDRGSRVVVLGLNGAGKTTLLRMLAGVDTPDTGEVEPGHGLKLGYYAQEHENLDVSRSVLANMKSAAPDSFGETEVRKVLGSFLFSGDDVDKPASVLSGGEKTRLSLAMLVVSEANVLLLDEPTNNLDPASREEILGALRTYKGAVVLVTHDEGAVESLDPERILLLPDGIEDHWGQDYLDLISLA; from the coding sequence GTGATCGCCGCCAGTGGGATCGAGCTGCGCGCTGGGTCCCGCCTCCTGCTCGACGGCGCGACCTTCCGCATCGCCGCCGGTGACCGGGTCGGCCTCGTCGGCCGCAACGGTGCCGGCAAGACCACCTTGACCAAGGTCCTCGCGGGCCAGGGACAGCCCGCTGCCGGCAGCGTCACCGTCACCGGGGAGGTCGGCTACCTGCCGCAGGACCCGCGCACCGGCGACCTGCACGTGCTGGCGCGGGACCGGATCCTGTCCGCCCGTGGCCTCGACCGCATCATCACCCAGATGCGCGAGGCCGAGGGCGCCATGGCGTCGGCCGACGACGAGACCCGCGACAAGGCGATGCGGCGCTACTCCCGCCTCGAGGGCGAGTTCACCGCTGCCGGTGGGTATGCAGCCGAGTCCGAGGCCGCGACCATTGCCAGTGCGCTGTCGCTCGACGAGCGCATCCTCGGCCAGCCCCTCGCGACCCTCTCGGGTGGTCAGCGCCGCCGGGTCGAGCTCTCCCGCATCTTGTTCTCCGGCGCGCAGACGCTCCTGCTCGACGAGCCGACCAACCACCTCGACGCCGACTCCATCGCGTGGTTGCGCGACTACCTCAAGGGATACCAGGGCGGGCTCGTGGTCATCAGCCACGACGTCCACCTGCTCGACGCTGTAGTGACCCGGGTCTTCCACCTCGATGCCAACCGCGGCGAGCTCGACCTCTACAACGTCGGCTGGAAGCCCTACCTCCAGCAGCGCGAGACCGACGAGCGCGCCCGCAAGCGCGAGTACGCGAACGCGACGAAGAAGGCCGCGGCCCTCATGGAGCAGGCCGAGAAGATGCGTGCCAAGGCCACCAAGGCCGTCGCCGCCCAGAACATGATCAAGCGTGCCGAGCGCATGGTGGCCGGCCTGGAGGGAGCCCGCACCACCGACAAGGTGGCCAAGCTGCGCTTCCCCGACCCCGCGCCGTGCGGCAGGACGCCGCTGCGCGCGTCCGGGCTGTCCCGGTCCTACGGCAGCCTCGAGATCTTCACCGACGTCGACCTGGCCATCGACCGTGGCTCGCGCGTCGTCGTGCTCGGGCTCAACGGTGCCGGCAAGACGACCCTGCTGCGCATGCTCGCCGGCGTGGACACCCCGGACACCGGGGAGGTCGAGCCCGGCCACGGCCTCAAGCTCGGCTACTACGCCCAGGAGCACGAGAACCTCGACGTGTCCCGGTCGGTGCTGGCCAACATGAAGTCGGCCGCCCCGGACTCGTTCGGCGAGACCGAGGTCCGCAAGGTGCTCGGCTCGTTCCTGTTCAGCGGCGACGACGTCGACAAGCCGGCCAGCGTGCTCTCCGGTGGCGAGAAGACGCGCCTCTCCCTGGCCATGCTCGTGGTCTCCGAGGCCAACGTCCTGCTGCTCGACGAGCCCACCAACAACCTCGACCCGGCCTCGCGCGAGGAAATCCTCGGCGCCCTGCGGACCTACAAGGGCGCCGTCGTCCTCGTGACGCACGACGAGGGCGCCGTCGAGTCGCTCGACCCCGAGCGGATCCTGCTGCTCCCCGACGGCATCGAGGACCACTGGGGCCAGGACTACCTCGACCTCATCTCCCTCGCCTGA